The following proteins are encoded in a genomic region of Drosophila miranda strain MSH22 chromosome 4, D.miranda_PacBio2.1, whole genome shotgun sequence:
- the LOC108163646 gene encoding EEF1A lysine methyltransferase 2: MDAELEGSELGTKDYWESSYTREIGNYKSHGDVGEIWFDEDSQQRVVVWLLKQEQIDKQTARVLDLGCGNGMFLVALANEGYAQLTGVDYSPKAIELARSIAQDHDLNISYSVADLTLPQTDLGKYNVVHDKGTYDAVSLCPDNSKEKRSLYLATVENLLHDSDSLFIITSCNWTEDELVLSFAEKFIKYHTIPTPTFKFGGKVGSVVTSAVFKKR, from the coding sequence ATGGACGCTGAACTTGAGGGATCGGAATTGGGAACCAAAGATTATTGGGAATCGAGCTATACGCGTGAAATTGGAAACTATAAAAGCCACGGAGACGTGGGTGAAATATGGTTTGACGAGGATTCGCAGCAACGTGTTGTCGTCTGGCTTCTAAAGCAAGAGCAGATCGACAAGCAAACTGCACGTGTGCTGGATTTGGGTTGCGGCAATGGGATGTTTCTCGTTGCCCTGGCAAACGAAGGTTACGCCCAACTAACGGGTGTTGACTATTCCCCAAAGGCAATCGAGTTGGCCAGAAGCATTGCCCAGGACCATGATCTGAACATCAGCTATAGTGTGGCGGACTTGACTCTACCACAGACGGACTTAGGAAAATACAATGTTGTGCATGACAAAGGCACCTATGATGCCGTGAGCCTCTGTCCCGACAACTCCAAGGAGAAACGCTCACTATATCTTGCGACAGTGGAGAACTTGCTGCATGACAGCGACAGTCTATTTATTATTACATCTTGCAATTGGACAGAGGACGAGTTGGTTCTGAGCTTTGCtgaaaaatttattaaatACCACACTATTCCAACTCCGACATTTAAATTTGGTGGCAAGGTAGGCAGTGTAGTAACATCTGCAGTATTTAAGAAACGCTAA
- the LOC108163644 gene encoding three-prime repair exonuclease 1, which yields MTPSNSNDGEQYEDQHNISTFAVLDLETTNLPANNNNRVGITELCIYAFEAALLKQNGKEGSGENKVPVPPLPRVVHKLNVLFQPSMMVHPDAERFTGLNNYILERESKLDENSAQMILNFLEHLPSPVCLVAHNGWHFDFPIVRKAFAKLNLEFSPTLTCVDSLRAFLEIDDKQSLEDGLMKLPQSLSEKVEEAEPLSLERNESAPKSSILTPTENASKQISGNVVDALEASASGKVEEAEPIKEPDWRMLNETTPKRPILTPTKAASKRRQISESEDDELEASSPVKRTLSSRRQLFSGLKCAQKKRWPPRGKYNLGSLYERKFNQPPTTAHQAEADVAMVTALIQHYGMDFRAFAEEQAIPFSQIIPLGSPARRK from the exons ATGACGCCGAGCAATTCCAATGATGGGGAGCAGTACGAAGATCAGCATAATATTTCCACATTCGCTGTACTGGATTTGGAGACTACCAATTTGCCTgcgaacaacaacaatcgAGTGGGCATCACGGAGCTGTGTATTTATGCATTTGAAGCAGCTCTCCTGAAGCAAAATGGTAAGGAAGGATCCGGGGAAAATAAGGTGCCTGTACCCCCACTACCCCGCGTAGTGCATAAGTTGAATGTACTATTTCAGCCGTCTATGATGGTGCATCCGGATGCAGAAAGATTTACAG GCCTCAACAACTACATACTGGAACGCGAATCAAAGTTAGACGAGAACTCTGCTCAAATGATCCTTAACTTTTTGGAGCATTTGCCATCTCCGGTTTGTTTAGTGGCTCACAATGGCTGGCACTTTGATTTTCCTATTGTAAGGAAAGCGTTTGCTAAATTAAATCTGGAATTTTCCCCTACTTTGACTTGCGTTGACTCACTTCGTGCCTTTTTGGAGATTGATGACAAGCAGTCCCTAGAAGATGGTCTTATGAAACTGCCCCAAAGCTTGTCCGAGAAAGTGGAAGAAGCGGAACCACTTTCATTGGAACGAAACGAAAGCGCCCCGAAAAGTTCAATTCTGACCCCCACAGAAAATGCTTCAAAGCAAATTTCAGGAAATGTCGTTGATGCCCTGGAGGCGTCTGCTAGTGGAAAAGTGGAGGAAGCTGAACCCATTAAGGAACCCGACTGGCGGATGTTAAATGAAACCACCCCAAAACGCCCAATTCTGACCCCCACAAAAGCGGCGTCAAAACGTAGACAAATTTCAGAGAGCGAGGATGATGAATTGGAGGCGTCGTCACCAGTTAAGCGAACACTGAGTTCTCGTCGTCAACTATTTAGCGGCCTGAAGTGTGCTCAAAAAAAAcgttggccaccaagaggcaagtACAATTTGGGATCACTGTATGAAAGAAAATTCAATCAGCCACCAACTACTGCCCACCAAGCGGAGGCGGATGTGGCCATGGTCACTGCGCTCATCCAACATTACGGCATGGATTTCAGAGCCTTTGCTGAGGAGCAAGCTATTCCATTCAGCCAAATCATTCCACTTGGCTCACCCGCTCGACGCAAATAA
- the LOC108163176 gene encoding protein Hook homolog 1-like — MVDNQPLCCALRRWNWQHLADLSQISTTRAASWLYLYTLCKMCCIALLFLLGLFSHISLAKSLMEPDPGCTDVCLKSLKSVLDQQLMMQLQMKNIENNLRTQQNWVENLMNHEDKLENRQKLDAIESRLKKNEDISSTQLERLDSVEHKLLERQRMDVSGQKGLLEMIEKEKQHLSDQQEKNDSEIGTCSKRLGGIEKQIIEQQERAALGESSSTERLEKLEDKQRQLALGAQQMLERLGQIEKQIAVEHAKGQLERLEQELTRRGKNASYLDKYRDRLTVMEKEFLGQEATGSSNETSVTTKFANLEQQLSVQQTKHISEDAATRERIDKLEKDFTYKQQKIESEASKSAKVLNGVKNQLTDHQTMLENEEKKLSDSQIKLSKLQDQLTNQQKKVSTHETAIKESESKLKTLWKNRFVAVQKNGSEGSKLIDVVNGLKNQFAGHQTKLENDDKKLLDSQAKLSKLQDQLKNQQKKMSAHEAAIKESESKIKTLWKNRLVMFQKLGSKYYYFERTEKLNWTDARDRCQELGSHLASLQDQQEFDIVTKDLYDVFYYWVDVNDIETEGVYMSSTTGKKANFLKWRQTPDDWNGKEDCVELAYESKANAMGMNDIHCSEKHMYICEK, encoded by the exons ATGGTAGATAACCAACCACTTTGTTGCGCACTCCGGCGCtggaattggcaacatttagcCGATCTGAGTCAGATCTCGACTACTCGAGCGGCCAGTTGGTTGTACCTGTATACTCTGTGCAAAATGTGTTGTATTGCTTTATTATTTCTATTGGGTCTATTCTCGCATATATCGCTGGCTAAAAGCTTG ATGGAACCAGATCCTGGCTGCACCGACGTCTGCCTAAAATCCTTAAAATCAGTCTTGGATCAGCAGCTTATGATGCAACTGCAGATgaaaaacattgaaaataatttAAGGACCCAACAGAATTGGGTTGAAAATCTAATGAATCATGAAGACAAACTGGAGAACAGACAAAAACTAGATGCAATCGAATCCAGACTAAAAAAAAATGAGGATATCTCATCGACGCAATTGGAAAGATTGGACAGTGTAGAACATAAATTACTTGAACGCCAAAGAATGGATGTTTCGGGACAGAAAGGGCTGTTGGAAATGATCGAAAAAGAGAAACAACACTTGTCAGACCAGCAGGAAAAAAACGATTCCGAAATAGGCACATGTAGCAAAAGACTGGGCGGAATAGAGAAACAGATCATAGAGCAGCAGGAGAGGGCTGCTTTGGGGGAAAGCTCATCTACCGAGAGACTTGAAAAATTAGAAGACAAACAGCGACAGCTGGCTTTGGGTGCACAGCAGATGCTTGAGAGACTAGGCCAAATAGAAAAGCAGATCGCAGTCGAACATGCGAAGGGGCAACTCGAAAGGCTAGAGCAAGAGTTGACGCGACGAGGCAAAAACGCTTCTTATTTAGACAAATATCGGGATAGACTAACTGTAATGGAGAAAGAGTTCTTAGGGCAAGAAGCAACGGGTTCTTCTAACGAAACCTCAGTTACGACGAAGTTCGCCAACTTAGAACAACAATTGTCTGtccaacaaacaaaacatATATCTGAAGACGCCGCGACAAGGGAGAGAATAGACAAATTAGAGAAAGACTTTACCTACAAACAGCAAAAGATCGAGTCGGAGGCAAGTAAGTCGGCAAAGGTGCTAAACGGGGTAAAGAATCAATTAACAGACCATCAAACGATGCTTGAAAATGAGGAAAAGAAACTGTCGGACTCACAGATAAAACTGTCCAAGCTCCAGGATCAATTGACGAATCAACAGAAAAAAGTTTCTACCCACGAGACAGCCATTAAGGAGTCAGAGTCCAAACTAAAAACACTGTGGAAAAACAGATTCGTCGCGGTTCAGAAAAATGGCTCTGAAGGCAGTAAGCTGATAGATGTGGTAAACGGGCTCAAAAATCAGTTTGCAGGCCATCAAACGAAGCTTGAAAATGATGACAAGAAACTGTTGGACTCACAGGCAAAACTGTCCAAGCTCCAGGATCAATTGAAGAATCAACAGAAGAAAATGTCTGCCCACGAGGCAGCTATTAAGGAGTCCGAgtcaaaaataaaaacactgTGGAAGAACCGGCTCGTAATGTTTCAGAAACTCGGCtcaaaatattattatttcgAGAGGACTGAGAAACTAAACTGGACAGATGCTCGGGATAGATGCCAAGAGCTGGGCAGCCACCTGGCTAGCCTGCAAGATCAGCAGGAGTTCGATATAGTGACAAAAGATTTATACGACGTTTTCTACTACTGGGTGGATGTCAATGATATTGAAACAGAAGGTGTGTACATGTCTAGTACTACTGGGAAGAAGGCAAATTTCTTGAAATGGAGACAAACCCCAGATGACTGGAACGGCAAGGAAGATTGCGTAGAGCTGGCCTATGAGAGTAAGGCAAATGCAATGGGCATGAATGATATACATTGTTCGGAAaaacacatgtacatatgtgaaAAGTAG
- the LOC108163177 gene encoding tubulin gamma-1 chain: protein MPSEIITLQLGQCGNQIGFEFWKRLCMEHGISPSGVLEDFATEGMDRKDVFFYQADDDHYIPRAVLLDLEPRVINTIMGSSYAKLYNPENVYLSKHGGGAGNNWASGYSQGEKLQEEIFDIIDREADGSDSLEGFILCHSIAGGTGSGMGSFIMERLADRYPKKLIQTFSVFPNQDEISDVVVQPYNSLLTLRRLTSAADSVVVLDNTALNRIACDRLHIQNPSFSQINNLVSTIMSVSTTTLRYPSYMNNNLIGLMASLIPTPQLHFLMTGYTPLTSASDVNNQQTVNIRKTTVLDVMRRLLQPKNMMVSTGPDKTNHHCYISILNIIQGEVDPSQVHKSLQRIRDRKMAQFIPWGPTSIQVALSRCSPYVQSNHRVSGLMLANHTSICSLFERALNQYDKLRKRGAFLDQFRREDIFKDDLNELDESRETVDSLVQEYEAATRSDYMQYSFKRAQGDSKSEDAKSGGDH from the exons ATGCCAAGCGAAATAATTACTTTGCAGCTGGGCCAATGCGGCAATCAAA TTGGGTTCGAGTTTTGGAAACGTTTGTGCATGGAACATGGGATTTCGCCAAGCGGCGTTTTAGAGGACTTCGCTACCGAAGGCATGGACCGCAAAGATGTATTCTTCTACCAGGCTGATGACGACCACTACATACCGCGTGCGGTGCTTCTTGACCTGGAGCCCAGGGTGATCAATACAATAATGGGCTCTTCATATGCAAAG CTCTACAATCCAGAGAACGTGTATTTATCGAAGCATGGTGGCGGGGCTGGCAATAATTGGGCGTCTGGCTATAGTCAGGGTGAAAAGTTGCAAGAGGAAATATTTGACATAATCGACAGAGAAGCCGACGGAAGTGATTCCCTTGAAGGATTCATACTCTGTCATTCCATTGCAGGTGGTACTGGCTCTGGCATGGGGTCCTTTATCATGGAACGGCTGGCAGATCGTTATCCCAAGAAGCTCATACAGACGTTCAGTGTGTTTCCCAATCAGGATGAGATAAGCGATGTTGTTGTTCAGCCGTACAACTCATTGCTGACACTGAGACGTCTAACCAGTGCTGCGGACAGTGTGGTCGTCCTGGACAATACAGCCCTCAATCGCATAGCTTGCGATCGTTTGCATATCCAGAATCCCAGCTTCTCGCAAATCAACAATCTAGTGTCAACCATTATGAGCGTAAGCACAACCACGTTGCGGTACCCGTCGTATATGAACAACAATCTCATCGGGCTTATGGCGTCCTTGATACCCACACCCCAGTTGCATTTTCTGATGACGGGGTACACGCCTCTGACCAGCGCCTCGGATGTGAACAATCAGCAAACGGTCAACATTCGCAAAACGACCGTCTTAGATGTAATGCGTCGTCTGCTACAGCCTAAGAACATGATGGTGTCCACTGGCCCTGACAAGACAAACCATCATTGCTACATATCTATACTTAACATCATCCAGGGCGAGGTGGATCCTAGCCAAGTGCACAAGTCGCTACAGCGCATTCGTGATCGAAAGATGGCCCAGTTTATACCCTGGGGACCAACCTCAATCCAGGTGGCCCTGTCCCGCTGTTCGCCCTACGTTCAAAGCAACCATCGCGTGTCTGGCCTGATGTTGGCCAACCATACCAGTATCTGTTCGCTATTTGAGCGGGCCCTGAATCAATATGACAAGCTACGTAAACGAGGCGCTTTTCTAGATCAATTCCGACGTGAAGACATCTTCAAAGATGATCTCAACGAGCTGGATGAGTCCCGTGAGACAGTTGATAGCCTCGTGCAGGAGTACGAGGCAGCCACGCGCAGTGACTACATGCAGTATTCGTTCAAACGTGCCCAGGGAGATTCCAAATCGGAAGATGCCAAGTCTGGGGGCGATCATTAA
- the LOC108163175 gene encoding recombination repair protein 1 isoform X1: protein MPRSKATKKPVEEALELSDATTNGSVVEEKAGTTDADAKVLTKGKPRAKKTSKKTAAENPEPDDDENSQPSAARGGSKKQYKEEEENAGKVPKDSKGRPPKDANEEPAPKSSGAVSSRAKKEKQPAAEKEEEPAPSKGRAKRGKAAAVEESAPKETKARGRKRKDPSEDANAVVEEAEPPKQRAKKEQPPLIAPEPAQKGKENKTETQAKRPRANKRLADSEIAEVLEEEELAPEPPKATNKRTKKAKAGENGVRAELVPVGDSKTSELTEEATADAVPTKATNKRTKKSKETEAVLPSEPMQAAKPTKQRAKKEIREEPEPATSKKRTQKASAKKEKEELAEPAESKPVRGRKKPATATKSEAAEDDAVDGSKSMLVEPTGCGAGAVLKSLHNVLNFCFPASKTKKVEKAGEAKVNLDKADFALPAEKVFNFKISSWNVAGLRAWLKKDGLQSLALEEPDIFCLQETKCSNDQLPEEVTHVPGYHPYWLCMPGGYAGVAIYSKIMPINVEYGIGNEEFDDVGRMITAEYEKFFLINVYVPNSGRKLVNLEARMRWEKLFQSYVQKLDALKAVVICGDMNVSHNEIDLENPKTNTKNAGFTKEERDKMTELLGLGFVDTFRHLYPDKKGAYTYWTYMSNARARNVGWRLDYCIVSERFVSRVVDHVIRKQLLGSDHCPITVFLNI from the exons ATGCCCCGCTCCAAGGCCACAAAAAAACCAGTAGAGGAGGCACTAGAGCTCTCTGATGCTACAACAAATGGAAGTGTCGTTGAAGAAAAAGCCGGGACTACAGATGCTGATGCCAAAGTTCTGACGAAGGGGAAGCCACGCGCAAAAAAAACATCGAAGAAAACTGCAGCCGAAAACCCAGAGCCAGACGACGATGAAAACTCGCAGCCCTCCGCTGCACGTGGCGGTAGTAAGAAGCAGTACAAGGAGGAAGAGGAGAACGCCGGAAAAGTGCCAAAGGATTCGAAAGGGCGTCCTCCGAAGGATGCAAATGAAGAACCGGCCCCAAAATCTAGCGGAGCAGTCAGTTCTCGGgccaaaaaggaaaaacagcCTGCTGCTGAAAAAGAGGAAGAACCAGCACCGTCCAAGGGACGTGCCAAGAGAGGAAAAGCGGCAGCTGTCGAGGAATCGGCTCCGAAGGAAACAAAAGCCCGGGGACGTAAGAGGAAGGACCCTTCAGAAGACGCTAATGCGGTGGTAGAAGAAGCAGAACCGCCAAAACAACGAGCAAAAAAAGAACAACCACCCTTGATCGCACCAGAGCCAGCGCAGAAgggaaaggaaaataaaactgagaCACAAGCCAAACGGCCCCGAGCTAACAAGCGTCTGGCAGATTCGGAAATAGCCGAGGTTCTTGAGGAAGAAGAATTGGCTCCAGAGCCGCCAAAGGCTACTAATAAGCGAACTAAGAAAGCGAAAGCTGGTGAAAACGGTGTCCGAGCTGAGCTTGTGCCAGTAGGGGACTCGAAGACTTCTGAGCTCACGGAGGAAGCAACAGCAGATGCTGTCCCCACGAAGGCCACCAACAAGCGAACtaaaaaatcaaaagaaacCGAAGCTGTGCTGCCATCTGAGCCTATGCAGGCAGCAAAGCCAACTAAGCAGAGAGCCAAAAAGGAAATCAGGGAGGAACCCGAACCAGCAACCAGCAAAAAACGGACTCAGAAGGCCTCCGCTAaaaaggagaaggaggagttAGCAGAGCCTGCAGAAAGCAAGCCAG TTCGCGGTCGAAAAAAAcccgccaccgccaccaaATCTGAAGCTGCTGAAGATGATGCGGTTGATGGGTCGAAAAGTATGTTGGTGGAGCCCACCGGGTGCGGTGCCGGTGCAGTATTGAAAAGCTTGCACAACGTGCTCAACTTTTGTTTTCCAGCATCCAAGACCAAAAAAGTGGAGAAGGCAGGAGAAGCCAAAGTAAACTTGGATAAAGCTGACTTTGCCCTGCCAGCCGAAAAGGTATTCAATTTTAAAATCTCCAGCTGGAACGTAGCTGGGCTAAGGGCATGGCTCAAGAAGGACGGTCTTCAGAGTTTGGCTCTCGAGGAGCCAGACATATTTTGTCTGCAA GAAACAAAGTGCTCAAATGATCAACTGCCCGAAGAAGTGACACACGTGCCGGGCTATCATCCGTACTGGTTGTGCATGCCAGGCGGCTATGCTGGGGTGGCCATATACAGCAAAATTATGCCCATTAACGTCGAGTACGGCATTGGAAACGAGGAGTTTGATGATGTGGGACGCATGATAACAGCGGAGTATGAAAAGTTCTTTTTGATAAATGTCTATGTCCCAAATTCGGGTCGCAAGCTGGTTAACTTGGAGGCTCGCATGCGTTGGGAGAAACTTTTCCAGTCCTATGTGCAGAAGCTCGACGCTTTGAAGGCGGTCGTCATCTGTGGGGACATGAATGTTTCGCATAACGAAATCGATTTGGAAAATCCCAAGACGAACACCAAAAATGCTGGCTTCACCAAAGAGGAGCGCGATAAGATGACTGAGCTGCTTGGGCTAGGATTCGTGGATACCTTCAGGCACTTGTATCCCGACAAAAAGGGAGCCTACACATACTGGACTTACATGTCCAACGCACGCGCTCGCAATGTAGGGTGGCGTCTCGACTACTGCATTGTCTCCGAACGATTTGTCTCGCGGGTAGTAGACCATGTGATCCGGAAGCAGCTCCTTGGAAGCGATCATTGCCCAATTACTGTATTCCTAAATATTTAG
- the LOC108163175 gene encoding recombination repair protein 1 isoform X2 gives MPRSKATKKPVEEALELSDATTNGSVVEEKAGTTDADAKVLTKGKPRAKKTSKKTAAENPEPDDDENSQPSAARGGSKKQYKEEEENAGKVPKDSKGRPPKDANEEPAPKSSGAVSSRAKKEKQPAAEKEEEPAPSKGRAKRGKAAAVEESAPKETKARGRKRKDPSEDANAVVEEAEPPKQRAKKEQPPLIAPEPAQKGKENKTETQAKRPRANKRLADSEIAEVLEEEELAPEPPKATNKRTKKAKAGENGVRAELVPVGDSKTSELTEEATADAVPTKATNKRTKKSKETEAVLPSEPMQAAKPTKQRAKKEIREEPEPATSKKRTQKASAKKEKEELAEPAESKPVRGRKKPATATKSEAAEDDAVDGSKTSKTKKVEKAGEAKVNLDKADFALPAEKVFNFKISSWNVAGLRAWLKKDGLQSLALEEPDIFCLQETKCSNDQLPEEVTHVPGYHPYWLCMPGGYAGVAIYSKIMPINVEYGIGNEEFDDVGRMITAEYEKFFLINVYVPNSGRKLVNLEARMRWEKLFQSYVQKLDALKAVVICGDMNVSHNEIDLENPKTNTKNAGFTKEERDKMTELLGLGFVDTFRHLYPDKKGAYTYWTYMSNARARNVGWRLDYCIVSERFVSRVVDHVIRKQLLGSDHCPITVFLNI, from the exons ATGCCCCGCTCCAAGGCCACAAAAAAACCAGTAGAGGAGGCACTAGAGCTCTCTGATGCTACAACAAATGGAAGTGTCGTTGAAGAAAAAGCCGGGACTACAGATGCTGATGCCAAAGTTCTGACGAAGGGGAAGCCACGCGCAAAAAAAACATCGAAGAAAACTGCAGCCGAAAACCCAGAGCCAGACGACGATGAAAACTCGCAGCCCTCCGCTGCACGTGGCGGTAGTAAGAAGCAGTACAAGGAGGAAGAGGAGAACGCCGGAAAAGTGCCAAAGGATTCGAAAGGGCGTCCTCCGAAGGATGCAAATGAAGAACCGGCCCCAAAATCTAGCGGAGCAGTCAGTTCTCGGgccaaaaaggaaaaacagcCTGCTGCTGAAAAAGAGGAAGAACCAGCACCGTCCAAGGGACGTGCCAAGAGAGGAAAAGCGGCAGCTGTCGAGGAATCGGCTCCGAAGGAAACAAAAGCCCGGGGACGTAAGAGGAAGGACCCTTCAGAAGACGCTAATGCGGTGGTAGAAGAAGCAGAACCGCCAAAACAACGAGCAAAAAAAGAACAACCACCCTTGATCGCACCAGAGCCAGCGCAGAAgggaaaggaaaataaaactgagaCACAAGCCAAACGGCCCCGAGCTAACAAGCGTCTGGCAGATTCGGAAATAGCCGAGGTTCTTGAGGAAGAAGAATTGGCTCCAGAGCCGCCAAAGGCTACTAATAAGCGAACTAAGAAAGCGAAAGCTGGTGAAAACGGTGTCCGAGCTGAGCTTGTGCCAGTAGGGGACTCGAAGACTTCTGAGCTCACGGAGGAAGCAACAGCAGATGCTGTCCCCACGAAGGCCACCAACAAGCGAACtaaaaaatcaaaagaaacCGAAGCTGTGCTGCCATCTGAGCCTATGCAGGCAGCAAAGCCAACTAAGCAGAGAGCCAAAAAGGAAATCAGGGAGGAACCCGAACCAGCAACCAGCAAAAAACGGACTCAGAAGGCCTCCGCTAaaaaggagaaggaggagttAGCAGAGCCTGCAGAAAGCAAGCCAG TTCGCGGTCGAAAAAAAcccgccaccgccaccaaATCTGAAGCTGCTGAAGATGATGCGGTTGATGGGTCGAAAA CATCCAAGACCAAAAAAGTGGAGAAGGCAGGAGAAGCCAAAGTAAACTTGGATAAAGCTGACTTTGCCCTGCCAGCCGAAAAGGTATTCAATTTTAAAATCTCCAGCTGGAACGTAGCTGGGCTAAGGGCATGGCTCAAGAAGGACGGTCTTCAGAGTTTGGCTCTCGAGGAGCCAGACATATTTTGTCTGCAA GAAACAAAGTGCTCAAATGATCAACTGCCCGAAGAAGTGACACACGTGCCGGGCTATCATCCGTACTGGTTGTGCATGCCAGGCGGCTATGCTGGGGTGGCCATATACAGCAAAATTATGCCCATTAACGTCGAGTACGGCATTGGAAACGAGGAGTTTGATGATGTGGGACGCATGATAACAGCGGAGTATGAAAAGTTCTTTTTGATAAATGTCTATGTCCCAAATTCGGGTCGCAAGCTGGTTAACTTGGAGGCTCGCATGCGTTGGGAGAAACTTTTCCAGTCCTATGTGCAGAAGCTCGACGCTTTGAAGGCGGTCGTCATCTGTGGGGACATGAATGTTTCGCATAACGAAATCGATTTGGAAAATCCCAAGACGAACACCAAAAATGCTGGCTTCACCAAAGAGGAGCGCGATAAGATGACTGAGCTGCTTGGGCTAGGATTCGTGGATACCTTCAGGCACTTGTATCCCGACAAAAAGGGAGCCTACACATACTGGACTTACATGTCCAACGCACGCGCTCGCAATGTAGGGTGGCGTCTCGACTACTGCATTGTCTCCGAACGATTTGTCTCGCGGGTAGTAGACCATGTGATCCGGAAGCAGCTCCTTGGAAGCGATCATTGCCCAATTACTGTATTCCTAAATATTTAG
- the LOC108161839 gene encoding thymidylate synthase encodes MASAAVIPNSSSDNASPVKKSPIKRELKECNVEVPLLMQETNKDEQQYLDLIQYIIGHGERRIDRTNVGTLSVFGSQLRFDMRLSFPLLTTKRVFFRAVVEELIWFVGGKTDAKLLQAKNVHIWDGNSTREYLDKLGHTDRAVGDLGPVYGFQWRHFGAEYGTCDDDYSGKGIDQLRQVIDTIRHNPSDRRIIMSAWNPLDIPKMALPPCHCLAQFYVSQTRGELSCQLYQRSADMGLGVPFNIASYALLTYMIAHVTGLKTGDFIHTMGDAHVYLNHVDPLKEQLKRKPRPFPKLNIKRQVENIEDFRYEDFEIIGYEPYPKIRMDMAV; translated from the exons ATGGCGAGTGCAGCTGTAATCCCCAACTCGTCATCAGATAATGCGTCGCCTGTGAAGAAATCCCCAATCAAGCGTGAATTGAAGGAATGCAATGTTGAAGTGCCG TTATTGATGCAAGAGACCAATAAAGACGAGCAGCAGTACTTAGACTTGATTCAGTATATCATAGGGCATGGTGAACGTCGAATCGATCGCACAAATGTCGGCACCCTGTCGGTATTCGGCAGTCAGCTACGTTTCGATATGCGGCTTTCGTTTCCCTTGCTGACCACCAAGAGGGTGTTCTTTCGCGCGGTCGTGGAGGAGCTGATTTGGTTTGTGGGCGGAAAGACAGATGCGAAGCTCTTGCAGGCGAAGAACGTGCACATTTGGGATGGAAACAGCACCAGAGAGTATCTGGACAAACTGGGCCATACCGATCGCGCCGTGGGAGATCTGGGTCCAGTCTATGGCTTTCAGTGGCGTCACTTTGGTGCCGAATATGGCACTTGCGACGATGACTACAGCGGCAAGGGCATCGACCAATTGCGCCAAGTAATTGACACCATCAGGCATAATCCGTCCGATCGTCGCATCATCATGTCTGCATGGAATCCCCTGGACATACCCAAAATGGCACTCCCGCCCTGCCATTGTCTGGCACAGTTCTACGTCTCGCAGACCCGCGGAGAGCTGTCCTGCCAGCTGTATCAGCGCAGCGCCGACATGGGCCTTGGCGTGCCATTCAACATCGCATCCTACGCCCTGCTGACCTACATGATAGCCCATGTAACTGGCTTGAAGACGGGCGACTTTATCCACACCATGGGCGACGCTCATGTGTATCTTAACCATGTTGATCCACTGAAGGAGCAGCTGAAACGCAAGCCGCGGCCGTTTCCAAAGCTGAACATCAAGCGACAGGTTGAGAACATTGAAGATTTTCGGTACGAAGACTTCGAGATCATCGGTTACGAGCCATACCCTAAGATAAGGATGGACATGGCCGTCTAA